Proteins encoded together in one Deferrivibrio essentukiensis window:
- a CDS encoding TraK domain-containing protein has product KMKKLLIFTALIISVTSTIYASVIKKDFRELVGNKFINASIKDVNLLRFPYQIKEVQSSKDLSMNIRGKNVFIKLIEKVPTELFIMLNDPDETTINIILNPKDIPSQTIEFTDKTAEMKKVYEEEKSIPYEKAIRNIIVSISKTGKVKGYSVLEADNETIKTNELELTKLRTYQGYKYSAEVWKVKNISDKALYLEEPFFYMIGMKAISIENHNLAKGEETLLYIVR; this is encoded by the coding sequence GTAAAATGAAAAAATTATTAATTTTTACGGCTTTAATTATAAGTGTTACATCAACTATATATGCTAGCGTCATCAAAAAAGATTTTCGTGAGCTTGTAGGTAACAAATTTATCAACGCATCGATAAAAGACGTCAATCTTTTGAGATTTCCATATCAAATTAAAGAGGTCCAATCAAGCAAAGATTTATCTATGAACATCAGAGGTAAAAATGTTTTTATAAAACTAATTGAAAAAGTGCCAACCGAATTATTCATTATGCTGAATGACCCTGATGAAACGACAATTAATATTATTTTAAATCCAAAAGACATTCCATCACAAACGATAGAGTTTACCGACAAAACAGCAGAGATGAAAAAAGTCTATGAAGAAGAAAAATCTATACCTTATGAAAAAGCGATAAGGAACATTATCGTGTCAATTTCAAAAACAGGAAAAGTAAAAGGTTATTCTGTATTAGAAGCGGATAATGAAACAATCAAAACTAACGAACTGGAATTAACAAAACTTAGAACATACCAGGGCTATAAGTATAGCGCTGAAGTCTGGAAAGTAAAAAATATTTCCGATAAGGCTTTATATCTTGAAGAACCTTTTTTTTATATGATTGGTATGAAGGCAATCAGCATCGAAAACCATAATCTTGCAAAAGGCGAAGAGACCTTACTCTATATTGTGAGGTGA